In the genome of Pseudanabaena mucicola str. Chao 1806, the window GTAAGTTGGCGGCTCAGAGTAAGGAGCATTCTCTTTCAAATCCGCCTATATGAAGACCCTGTGGAAGGAGATCTGCGAGCGATCGGTATTGAGGCAAGTGGGCATGATTACAAGGGCGAACGTTGGCGATTCTCAACGGTGGAGAATTGGAAATTTTTTGGGGATACTTTGCCGAAGGATGATGGAGCTGAAAATCTGCGTGAGTTCTGCCGCCAAACCTTAGAGGTTTTCAATCGTAAATGATTTGCACGACTACCACTTGTTTAGGACTACCAATACCAAAGAAACCGTAATTCGCATTCCCCGAATACAATCCCTACCGCCCATAATCTGCGGATTGAACGTAATGCGATCCAATGGCTTTTACATACATTCCTTACATTCCTTAGAGACCTTGCGATTAATTAAAGTACCTGCGACTTTGCTCAGCTAACTTTGGCTGAGCGAAGTCGCAGCTAGATAACCTTGGTGGGACAATTTTTATCCACAAGAGCCTTAAAAGATATTTCACGATGTTTAATCAAAGTCTCTAATGGCAAAGCACTCCGTAAATGTTGCCAAGGCAGAACCTGATGAATATCCCAATTCTCATGAACATACCAAGATAACGGTGGCAACTGCCCACGGAGTTCCTTAAAAGCGCGTTTATAAGAACCATCACTCGGGACATCCCCATTACTATAGCTGCAAGCCAAACGTAATAACTTAGTCAGACGGCGATCGCCTCTTGAAATCATCGCTTGCATAATGGAATCTTTATAACTTTCAGGACGAAATTCAACCCCTTTCGGTACAAGCTTCTTGCGGAAATGCTGCATCTTCTTCTCGGCAGTAGTGCTGACCCCCTGCCATTGCCAAGGCGTATGGGACTTGGGCACAAAAGTACTACAGCCAAAGGTGATTTTGAGCTTTGGAGCAATTTTACGCAGAGAGAGCAACATCTCAATCGTCTGCTCAATATCACCATCATTTTCCATCGGCACACCTGCCATACCGTAAAGCTTCAGCGACTTCAATCCTCCAGCCTGAGCATTAATTGCAGCTTGTTTGATTTCATCGTTATGTAACTTCTTATTGATGATTTCCCGCAAGCGTTCAGAACCACTCTCGATCGCAATTGTCGCGGATCGGCTATCACGGCTAGAGAGAATTCGTGCTAATTTTTCTGTGAGGGTATTAGTACGAACCGAGGCAAGACTGAGCCGCACATCATCAAATTGCGGATGAGCAAGATAATCCAATAAAGTTTCAAACTCAGGATGTTGAGTAATCGATGCCCCAAGCAGACCTAAGCGCTTGGTGACAGTTAAGCCCTTAGCGATCGCAGGAATTAAGCTGGTTTCCAAATTTGCAGTCCGAAAAGGTAGCGTGAGATAACTAGCCAAACAGAAGCGACACATTTCTGGACAACTCCGCACCACTTCCACCATGAAAATACTCTCCCAAACTGCTTTTTCAGTAACGACCGTAGAAGCTGAAAGAGTATTTCCTTTATAGGTTTGCTTATGGATGATAGCGGGAATATCAGAATCTATGGGTTGAATTGAAGTGATCGCCCCATCCTCTGATTCATAGGATACTTCATAGAGTTGCGGTACATAAACGCCTTCTAGTTTCACTAAATGACGCAGTTTTACTTCTCGACTAGCATGACGGACTTCTTGATAAGCATTCAGGAAGTTGCCAATTAAGTCTTCACCATCACCCAGCAAAATAACATCAAACCAAGCAGCGAATGGTTCAGGATTGGCAGTTAGCACTGGTCCTCCACCAAATACTAGTGGATGCTTGTCGGTGCGATCGCTAGTATCAATGGGAATGTCAAACTTCTGTAAGGCTGCAAGAATATTGACATAATCCAATTCCCATGAAAAGGAGAAGCCCAAAATCTCCATCTGTCGCGGTAAGTCCTCATGGGCATCCGTAAACCAACGCCTCACATTAACCTGCGATCGCGTGGCTAAATTTGCCCAAACCCCTTGATAGCCTAAGCTTGTAATTCCCACACTGTAGGTACTAGGAAAAGCAAAAACAAGATTAATTGCATTGCGATCGGGTGTAGCTGGTTCAAAGAGCAAATGTTCGGACTGGAAGTATGATTGATTCAAGGATTCGGCAATAGAGTGCAGTATTGCTATACTACACAATTTGCGGGTTAATCCTTAAAGACTACAGCGCGTTCCATTGAAAGCATTATTTTGCAAAGCCTTCAAAGGGGAGTATCTCAATTAGTCGCTAAGTATAAATATTTATAACTAAAATTCAACGTTTCAGGCTTAGGCAGCAACGAAAATACTGCAAATCTCATTAATTAGTCATATATTTAAACACCCAAAACAACGATTTTAGGCGTTTTCAATACTAAGTATAATTACTCGGCGCTAAAGTGAGATGCCCTCCCTAGACATCGCCCTCCGCCGCAGGTTCACCTTTATCGAACTCAAACCCGATCCAGAATTGCTCAAAGACAAAGTTATCGAAGGCATCAAACTAGACCAACTGCTCATCCAACTCAACAAACGCATTACCCTCCTCATCTGAGAGTAGCGATCGGTGAACAATTTATGCCAGTGATGACCATAGACCCCGCATTGCAAAAAGCACTCGGTAATTTCTTCCCTTCTGAACCTCAGTATGAAATCACAGAATTAGAAGATGATAACTTTAGAGATGCGTTGTCGAAATTGACTGATAGGTAATGCGTGTTTGCGCTTAGTCCTATTGAGATTGATTGAAAAGATTATTAAAATTGAGAGTTTCTTGACGACTGGCTCGAAACCTTGTGGTTTCATCATCTATCTGTTGAGCGATTTCCTGCTCACTCTTAGTAGCCGCAGGCGAAGATGCCATCACATTCAACTTAAAAGTTACCTGCTTCACCATGAGCTGCTGCATATCCAGATCAATGTGAATTGCATTATTACCTATAATTTCAGCTAGTTTGCTATTAACTAGAGATTCAGTAATTTGATCAAGGGGTTGGTTCAGCAATTGATGCTCACCGATGAGAGTTTGCTTTACCAATTCCTCGATATCACCAAATTGTAATAATTTGGCTAACTGATCAGCGATCGCCATAGTATCATTGCCAACGACCTGCGCTAACGCATCTTCCCACTTAAATTGTGATGAGACTCTTTGAATTAGCGATGTGATTTCCAATTGATGTAGTTGTGCGTTCTCAACTAAAGGAATAATCGCTAAAATTGTATTAACCACATCAGGCATCTGCTCAGGTTGAAATTTCTGAGCATAAGCCGTGAGAGTTTGCAGTACCTGATGTTCTAGAGTTTGTTGCCATTGCCTGACTCCCTGTACCAAGGTTAGCGTCGCATTATCTGTAATCGAATTAGCGATCGCCTTAATATCAAATTGACTAGCTACTTGCTGAACTAGAGATGTAACTTGAGTTGGAGATAACTCAGGAATACCGAGTTGCTTTTGCTTAAACGTGACAATTGAACTAGCGATCGCCATTACCTCTTCAGGAAAAGTTGGCACACCAAAGCTCTTAGTATATGCCTTGAGGCTATCGAGTAGCTCTTGCTCAGTAATTACATCATTCATCGCATGATTCTCCCTAGAAAAAGGGTTAGTGTTGCAAAGTAATTTTTTTAGTAATTGTGTTGCGGGCGCAAAGCGCCCGCAACACAATTACATTGCATGACTCAGCAGTTATTTCCAGATATTTTCCCAGAAAGGAACCTCTACTGGCTTAGGCAAACCAGAAAGATTCATCTTACGACGAATATCGGCAATATTCCAACCCGTGAGATTTGCGAGGGTTTGGGCTTCTTTTTCAAAGCGTGGACGCAATGATTTTTGATATTCGCGACCAGCATCACAGTTTGTCTCACCCTTAAATGGATGGCGCAACACATAACGACCTTGGAAAGATTCTTGATTGGAAGTTTCCTTAAAAGCTAGGTCTTCAGGGAATTTATCACGGTTATAGCGAATATGTAAGCGCGTAATGAAAACGCGACCACCATTAGGAGGAAATATTGGGCGAATTCGCCGACTTGATGGCTGATTTGAACTGGGGGAATCGAGCCAGAATACACCCGCTTTGCGAAGTTCTTCCTGTGACAGCGGATCAGCCGAGCAAGGATCACAGCTTGACATATCCCAAGCATATTCCAAGAAAGCGACTTTGCGACCTTCTTTGTTATAGGAATTCTTGAACATGGACTTATAGAATTCGCCAAATTCATTCTTTACATATACAGGAATATCGTCGCCCGATGGGACTTTAATCGTGCGATAGTTGGCGACCTCAGCTTGTCCCTTAGGCGAGAGAATATAAACTAACAAATCTTGATCACCATTAGCATTCAACATTCCTAGACGAATCGGTAGCATGAACTTGTTTGATTCGTATGCCATCATTAAGGGACGGAGAACCTGCGAACCTGTTTTGTTCAATTCGGCAATATTCACCTTTGCCACAAAGAACTTCATGTTTTGGCGAATATAGGGCTGAAGTAATTCCTTTGCCCCTTTGGGGATTTTGTAATCATTATCAACTAACCAAGCTTCTAACCCGTCGGATTCCTTGGCACTGAGAATGAGAATGTCATATTCACCAACAGAAAACTTCGCTTCAATCGTAACTTGATAATTATCACGACTTGCCTTTGCTTCCATCGGAGCCGCCGCACTTGTTCCGCGTATCACGCTCATGCGGTCATAGGCTTCATATCTTGCACAGGGATCAGAATCATAATATTCGACTAGGCGAGGAGCACTAAAAGAATCAAGGCGATCGATGATTTTCTGTTCTCCAATGCGAACTTGCTTTTCTTTTAACAATACTGGTACTGGCACAACGAGTGCAAAGTCTTTAACATCGCCTTGATAGTCATTCGCCATCGTCAAAACCGTGCGCTTGCCATCACGAGCAATCACCACCTGCGAAGCCTTATTAAACAGACTAGCATCAGCTTGGGATACATAAAATCCACAAAAGGCAAATACTGCAGGGGAATAGGCAAAGACAACTACACAGACAAGGGTAGTACTGATGAGTACTTGCATCCAATTCAAAAAGCGTTTCATAATATTTCAAATAATAAAGGTTGGAGAATCGTTAAAAGCTTTACTAAGTAAAGCTTTTAACGATTCTCTAGATCTGAATGCTCAATCGTCTTGGCAACCATTGGAATCTCGGGGCATTCCATAGGCGATCGCCTAAAACTGTAAGAGGCGAGATTAGAAATAACGCATAAAACATCGCGTCATTATTAAAAAACACATTGCGGAAGATAAAGGCTAAAACTGCGATCGCTATAGCCCAAATTAGTCTGGCGATCTTGGCATTGGGGATGGAACGTGGATCAGTAATCATAAACAATGCAAACAGCAACAAAGAGCCACTAGTCAAACGATGGACTAATACATCCCAAGTCCAACCCAGCCAGAGATTGCGTAATCCTTCTAATAGGGCATAGGTAACAAAAAACATGACGCTCGTATCCCAACGCCCAACTTTTTTGAGAACGATGCCACCTAAACCGAGAAATATCAAAGCGTATAAACTATCTTCGCCCCATTGCCCGTTAGAAACCCATGCGTGATTGTCCCAAACAAAACTATCCAGCAACAAAACAACCACAATCCCAAAATTTGCAGGATTAAACCAATGTTTGCCATTGGTACGAAAAATAAATTTGCTGGTGATCGCTAAAAATGATGCACAGGCGATCGCACCATAACTATCGGAGCGTAATAATAAACTTAATCCCAAAGCCGTAATCGTGGCACTCTTGAGTGATAACCAGCGCTCCTGTTTTGAAGCCACTGGTGGGAATAGACTGACCATAGCTATTTGCGTAAGCCAACAAGTCATAAAGGTCAGCGCGATCGCCATTGGTTTCAATGACCAATCACGAGTACTTACACCTAAAATCAAAAATACAGATAGAAACAGAATCTGATAATCGCGAGCATCTTTGAAAAGATGTGTGCTAACTGCGAAAATTCTGGAAAGCGATCGCGGCATCGCGAAAGGCAACTTCAATGACTGCATAGCTTTCTGATCAACAATAAATTTTGCATCAGTATAGCCACTCAAATCTTAGGAATATTGACTGTTGCAATTTTTGTAACGATCACTCGCTCTCAAATAAGAAAGGGGTGCAATGCACCCCTTTCTTATTTCTAGGATAAAGCCTGAACGATGTAGTCGAAATAAGGCTCGGCAGTGTCAGCATCTTCTTTGCTCAGCAATGCGAGAGATGCATTTTTGAGAGCGCGAATGGCATCAGCCATACCAGCTAAAGGCACTCCGAGGGAGTTATACATTTCACGAGCGCCAATGATCCCAATTTGCTCAATTGGCTCTTTGTCACCTGCTAAGACCCCGTAGGTAACGAGGCGTATGTACCAAGTGAAGTCTCTCAGGCACTGGTTGCGCTGCTTCTGTCCATAGGCATTACCTCCAGGAGAGATGTAGTCAGGGTGAATTCTAAATAGTTCTGTTGTTGCTTTCTTGACGATTTTATCTTCGCTTTCTGCCAAGACTGTGGCAATCCGCACTCTTTGAGCGCCAGTAGCGAGAAAGTTCTTTACGCTCTGTAGCTCGGCAATGGTGGGATAACGAAGTTCTTCGTCAGCTCTTTCTAAAACTTGAATAACTACACTCATGATTAAAATAGGAAATTTAATATATTCGCCATCTAGTCTACCAAAAGCAGTGGATGCGCTAAGACTTTGTAATAAAATCACAAATCTTCACGTAACTTTACAGCACCTTGCCCTGCAATAAATGAGAAAGATTTTTTTAAAAAGCTTACCAATTAAGCTTTTTAAAAAATGTTTATCTCTAGTCAACTTTGTCGAGACCTTGATAAGAACTGTATAAGAATAGTTACAATCTTAAACCTTGGATTTAAGTTGTTTCAGTAACATTTGTAGCTCTGTGTCTAAACTGTAATCACGACGCTGATCGCTATGCCGATCACCATAACGCCAGTCTTGATAAATCTGAGTGATTTGAGCGATCGCTGAAGCCTGTTGATCTGATACACGATCACGCAGGCTTACCACATATTCTTGTGGCGTTTGCTGGGGTGATTTGGGTTTACCTTGCTCAGCGAGCCATTGCAACATTTGTTGATAGGTGCGTTGAGGTATGGGCATCTTGCCTAACTGCTGCACACGCCACCACCAGATAATCAACTGCCATAAAGCCCAGCATCCAATGCCAAAGCCAAAGGCAATCGCTAGCCCAAAGGCAATTCCAATCCAACCCATTTCGATCAACCAGCTAATCACCCCACCGATAAACTTGCCAATACTGTCAAATAAATTGCCGAAGAAATTATTGACAGGAGTAGGTAAAAGTTTGGCGATCCAACTCCAAAAGGTTTGAATTACGCCGAAGGTGCGATTGTTTTCAATTGAGGGAGGGAATAGGGGACGACTAGGGACGGGATCAAAGGCAAACCACCCATAAACAGGAAAAAATACTTCAACCACAGATTGTGTATCTGTATTTTGCACCTCATATAGCCCTGTAAATGGGTTGAATTTCCCTGAAGCAAAGCCAACCACATAGCGGGTAGGAATACCGAGCGATCGCAACATAATCGCCAATGTGGACACAAAATGACTCTCCTCGCCACCACCCTGCTCCACAAATTGCGATACCACATCGCCTTTGGTTTCATCAAATTTGAGTGGTTTCACCACAAAGTTTTGTTTCAGCCCCTGCGTGAGTTGTATTGCTAGATCATAGGGATTATCCACGGTGATTGGCTTACCCTGAGCGTCTTGAGCATTTGCGATTAAACTTAAAGCCTTATCCCGCACCTGCGGTGACAAGTTCGGCGGGATTTTTAAATAATAGTTACGAATTGCGCGAGGATATTCGTTGGGCATCTGGCGCAATAGTTGCGGATCACGTTCTGGCACATTTGAGATCACCGTATAGGTCATGTCCTCAGGCAATGGACCAGGACTGCGAATCATCCCTTCGAGATCTACATCCAACTCTTCACTAGGAAAAAAGATGCGATTGGGCACTGCTGCCGCAGGGACAAGGTTTGGGAAATTCTTAGAAGTAATCGTGTATGTCTGGACAACCTCTTGGAATGCGATCGGCTTGATGGCTTTACTAGAACCAATAAAAGCATAGGTCGGAATTGGCAAGAGAAATTCGTAATTAAGGGGATTACGTTTGAGAGTGCGGAGTTGCTGCGGATTGTTTCGAGAAATGCGCCATCCTTTACCCGTAAATTCATCGTATGCCATCACTTGCCAAAATAGCTCTGCTTGCGATCGCACCCGCATAACTAATTCCGATCTGCGTTTTTTATTAAGTTGACTTGCCCCCGATGAAGTTGTATCAATCTCAGGGGCAAATAACGGTGGTAAAGTATCTTGATCATTATTACTTTCACCCGTATTGCTGCCAGTGCCAACATTCCCCGAGCCATTAGTTCCAGATTGACTCTGTTGAGTTTGCTGCTGTCTGTTTAAAATTCCCCCACGTGGAATTTCACGCTGAATCGAAAGATTAACACTAACAGGAAAGTTGCGTAGTTGAAACCCTGGTAAACGTGGCAAAAAGGCAAATATAGTTAAACCCAAGACTAAAATGATCGCCAGTAATCCTAGTAAAGGTCTTAGGGAGACCCCCATCTTTTCTAGTTGAAAACTCTGAGTTTTTACGCCTAAACGTGATCTGTGATCCAGAAATAAAATCGGTAGCCCAATGATCAAAAAAACAATTAACCAGAGTGCAAAGATCATTGTCTGGCTCAAGGTTGCCGCTACAGCCATCAGGATCAAGCCAATCACAATCGAATAGCCTAAGTCCTTGCGACGAGGAAGGTCAAAGCTATGCAACACCTGTAACTGAATCAACAATCTCGCCAACAATAGCTTTGTATCTTCAGCCATTCGCACAAGGTCGTTGATAAAGATCACCAACATTGCAATCATGGTGATTGCAATGCATAATTTCACAAGCACATTGCGTTTGCGTCTGGCATACCATGCCCAGACAGCCGCGATCGCACTGAGAGGTATCGCCCAAATACTGTTATTTGTACTTGCCACAGCATCAATTGCCCCAATGCTGATAAATACAAAAATTTGCACCATCACCCGCAAAGGAATCGAGTCTTCAACCCCTTTAACTGTAAATTCTGAGGCTTGTCGCAATTTCTCAAATGCACCAGTCTTTTTTGGAGGCTGTGATGGGGGATCTACTTGGGGTTGCCGAATCGTATCCATAGCTTTATAAAAAATTGGAATGAGATAGCGCACAATGCACGTCTCTCTACTCTAACCCGATCTTATGGGTTTCGTCTTGCAACTATCTCATACATCCTCATACATCACTTTGCACCTTTCAAGATCAAGAATAGCGACACTTTGTGTCACTATTCTTGATCTTATTTTTTGTCTTAATAATATGCAAAAGCTACTTACCATCAGTTCGGGTTAATCAGGCAAATTTTAAAAGCCCAAAAGTAAAAGCCTTGCTAAGAAATACTTTTACTTTTGGGCTTTGAGAGAGGGTTTGCTACACAAACCATCTCTCAAAGCCCGTTTCAAATTATCCAGAGCTCGCGTTACTTAATAAAAATTGAATAAGCCGTAAATGCTAAATACTTAATCTGCAACCACAGTACTTTGTGCTTACTTAAAGCCCAGAAATACTTTTGAAAGTGTCCCTTCGCAACACTTTCAAAAGTATTTCTGTACTAGTCAGGTAGTGCTGCAAAGTAATTTTTTTAGTAATTGTATTGTGGGCGCTTCGCGCCCACAATACAATTAATTCGCTTATAGCATTGAGCAACCCCAATAAGAGACAGACCGCGCAAAGTGCTGTAGATGTTATTACTTTTGTGATGTTGTAATATCGAGATTTAAAAAGGGAACTGCACCATTTCCTCCTAAAACTTGGGGAAACTTGCCATCCCACTTTTCGATCGCTTGTTTTTGCAGAAGCTCAGGAGTCAGGGTTTCCCGTAATAGACGTTGTGCCTCAGCCTGACCCTTAGCCCGGTTAATGATTGCTTCTGCTTCTTGCTCCGCTTCTCTGGCAATATATACCGCCCTTTGAGCGCGTTGTTCGGCAATTTGTTTTTCCTCTACAGCCTTAGAGAACTCCGTGGAGAAGTTCAAATCGACAACACTAGTATCCAAGACAATGATGCCATATTTGCTCAATCTCTGGCTAAGAGCCTCATCAAAATCTAACTTCAGTTCATCACGTTTAGTAATTGCTTCTTCGACTGTGCGTCTAGCAGCCGCAACTTTAAATGATTCTTGGGTCTGTGGGGCGATGATTTTGGAGACAATATTTTGCAAAGTGCCTTGAGTTCGTCGAATTGTGACAACTTCGATGGGATCAAGACGAAAGTTAATCGCAAAACTAGCTGTAAGCTGTTGCAAATCCTTAGTAGAACTTTGGGCGGGTACTTCAAATTTCTGGACAGTTAGGTCATAGACATCGACCTGTGATATTACAGGCGGCTTGAAATGCACTCCTTCTAGCAGCACACCATCTTTTGCTTTGCCCAAGATACTCAATACTCCAGCCTCACCAGGGTTAATAATCACGAAGGAATTAAAACTGATCAGTGCGAGAATTCCTAATATGACAACTAGGATTAAAGATTGCCAGCTTGTTTCTTGGTCTTGCATTACTTGTTCCTAAAAGAATATAAAAAGAGGCAACGCGAAGCGTTACTTCTCTATACATTCTATTGTTGACTAAGCTGTTTTTGTTCTGGAGACTTTGTTCTGGAGACAATGTTAGTGTGTATGTAATGGGTTTTAAGTAAGCGCAAAGCGCTGTAAGCTATAAAGCGTCAATTTAGTAAGATTCAGTCTAGCGAGATACATGTATACCTAAACCTCTGTAACTCGTTTGCCTGCAAAACGCTATAGAGAGTTTAACGTGGTCTACAGTAATATCAAACCTCAAGCTAGCAAAAACTATAGATTCATTGCTAAATACATGAGCTTAATGCCCAAGCATTTG includes:
- a CDS encoding prohibitin family protein yields the protein MQDQETSWQSLILVVILGILALISFNSFVIINPGEAGVLSILGKAKDGVLLEGVHFKPPVISQVDVYDLTVQKFEVPAQSSTKDLQQLTASFAINFRLDPIEVVTIRRTQGTLQNIVSKIIAPQTQESFKVAAARRTVEEAITKRDELKLDFDEALSQRLSKYGIIVLDTSVVDLNFSTEFSKAVEEKQIAEQRAQRAVYIAREAEQEAEAIINRAKGQAEAQRLLRETLTPELLQKQAIEKWDGKFPQVLGGNGAVPFLNLDITTSQK
- a CDS encoding transglutaminase TgpA family protein translates to MDTIRQPQVDPPSQPPKKTGAFEKLRQASEFTVKGVEDSIPLRVMVQIFVFISIGAIDAVASTNNSIWAIPLSAIAAVWAWYARRKRNVLVKLCIAITMIAMLVIFINDLVRMAEDTKLLLARLLIQLQVLHSFDLPRRKDLGYSIVIGLILMAVAATLSQTMIFALWLIVFLIIGLPILFLDHRSRLGVKTQSFQLEKMGVSLRPLLGLLAIILVLGLTIFAFLPRLPGFQLRNFPVSVNLSIQREIPRGGILNRQQQTQQSQSGTNGSGNVGTGSNTGESNNDQDTLPPLFAPEIDTTSSGASQLNKKRRSELVMRVRSQAELFWQVMAYDEFTGKGWRISRNNPQQLRTLKRNPLNYEFLLPIPTYAFIGSSKAIKPIAFQEVVQTYTITSKNFPNLVPAAAVPNRIFFPSEELDVDLEGMIRSPGPLPEDMTYTVISNVPERDPQLLRQMPNEYPRAIRNYYLKIPPNLSPQVRDKALSLIANAQDAQGKPITVDNPYDLAIQLTQGLKQNFVVKPLKFDETKGDVVSQFVEQGGGEESHFVSTLAIMLRSLGIPTRYVVGFASGKFNPFTGLYEVQNTDTQSVVEVFFPVYGWFAFDPVPSRPLFPPSIENNRTFGVIQTFWSWIAKLLPTPVNNFFGNLFDSIGKFIGGVISWLIEMGWIGIAFGLAIAFGFGIGCWALWQLIIWWWRVQQLGKMPIPQRTYQQMLQWLAEQGKPKSPQQTPQEYVVSLRDRVSDQQASAIAQITQIYQDWRYGDRHSDQRRDYSLDTELQMLLKQLKSKV
- a CDS encoding allophycocyanin subunit alpha-B, with the translated sequence MSVVIQVLERADEELRYPTIAELQSVKNFLATGAQRVRIATVLAESEDKIVKKATTELFRIHPDYISPGGNAYGQKQRNQCLRDFTWYIRLVTYGVLAGDKEPIEQIGIIGAREMYNSLGVPLAGMADAIRALKNASLALLSKEDADTAEPYFDYIVQALS
- a CDS encoding DUF2330 domain-containing protein, which codes for MKRFLNWMQVLISTTLVCVVVFAYSPAVFAFCGFYVSQADASLFNKASQVVIARDGKRTVLTMANDYQGDVKDFALVVPVPVLLKEKQVRIGEQKIIDRLDSFSAPRLVEYYDSDPCARYEAYDRMSVIRGTSAAAPMEAKASRDNYQVTIEAKFSVGEYDILILSAKESDGLEAWLVDNDYKIPKGAKELLQPYIRQNMKFFVAKVNIAELNKTGSQVLRPLMMAYESNKFMLPIRLGMLNANGDQDLLVYILSPKGQAEVANYRTIKVPSGDDIPVYVKNEFGEFYKSMFKNSYNKEGRKVAFLEYAWDMSSCDPCSADPLSQEELRKAGVFWLDSPSSNQPSSRRIRPIFPPNGGRVFITRLHIRYNRDKFPEDLAFKETSNQESFQGRYVLRHPFKGETNCDAGREYQKSLRPRFEKEAQTLANLTGWNIADIRRKMNLSGLPKPVEVPFWENIWK
- a CDS encoding RnfABCDGE type electron transport complex subunit D — its product is MPRSLSRIFAVSTHLFKDARDYQILFLSVFLILGVSTRDWSLKPMAIALTFMTCWLTQIAMVSLFPPVASKQERWLSLKSATITALGLSLLLRSDSYGAIACASFLAITSKFIFRTNGKHWFNPANFGIVVVLLLDSFVWDNHAWVSNGQWGEDSLYALIFLGLGGIVLKKVGRWDTSVMFFVTYALLEGLRNLWLGWTWDVLVHRLTSGSLLLFALFMITDPRSIPNAKIARLIWAIAIAVLAFIFRNVFFNNDAMFYALFLISPLTVLGDRLWNAPRFQWLPRRLSIQI
- a CDS encoding B12-binding domain-containing radical SAM protein; translation: MNQSYFQSEHLLFEPATPDRNAINLVFAFPSTYSVGITSLGYQGVWANLATRSQVNVRRWFTDAHEDLPRQMEILGFSFSWELDYVNILAALQKFDIPIDTSDRTDKHPLVFGGGPVLTANPEPFAAWFDVILLGDGEDLIGNFLNAYQEVRHASREVKLRHLVKLEGVYVPQLYEVSYESEDGAITSIQPIDSDIPAIIHKQTYKGNTLSASTVVTEKAVWESIFMVEVVRSCPEMCRFCLASYLTLPFRTANLETSLIPAIAKGLTVTKRLGLLGASITQHPEFETLLDYLAHPQFDDVRLSLASVRTNTLTEKLARILSSRDSRSATIAIESGSERLREIINKKLHNDEIKQAAINAQAGGLKSLKLYGMAGVPMENDGDIEQTIEMLLSLRKIAPKLKITFGCSTFVPKSHTPWQWQGVSTTAEKKMQHFRKKLVPKGVEFRPESYKDSIMQAMISRGDRRLTKLLRLACSYSNGDVPSDGSYKRAFKELRGQLPPLSWYVHENWDIHQVLPWQHLRSALPLETLIKHREISFKALVDKNCPTKVI